The following coding sequences lie in one Nitratireductor mangrovi genomic window:
- a CDS encoding amidohydrolase family protein: MKELTTAIYGSGKERRLLKGALVAADEGARACDILIAAGGHIEAVEPDIAGSVDARVVDIAGSLVVPGFVDAHQHLDKTGVVSPNPSGTLQGAREAFARFARTASREDIADRARRTILQCRGHGTTAIRSHVNVDKDAGFAGLEVLRDIRAELGDTMTLQFVAFMTPHPNQDLDWLEANIADAAELADAIGGTPAVAEDPGRYLDILFEAAARHDLPVDLHMDEHLDADRLLFDAVIDRTERYGMQGRVILGHASVLSAVPWSSFQRICDRLLRNRIGVITLPAANLYLQGRDRDVLPPRGLTRVRDLLQAGVPVAAACDNIQDPFIPTGSGDLLEIARWTFLASYLGADDIGEAFAMITDVPAMLTGLADTYGLRKGARADMVICDCANTTDLVARGTGHRSVLINGLLVS; the protein is encoded by the coding sequence ATGAAGGAACTGACCACAGCCATCTACGGTAGCGGAAAAGAACGCCGCCTGCTTAAAGGCGCTCTGGTTGCCGCTGACGAGGGCGCACGCGCCTGCGACATTCTCATCGCGGCAGGCGGGCATATCGAGGCGGTGGAGCCGGATATCGCCGGAAGCGTGGATGCACGTGTCGTGGACATTGCCGGATCACTCGTCGTGCCCGGCTTCGTCGACGCACATCAGCATCTGGACAAGACCGGCGTCGTCTCGCCCAACCCGTCGGGCACGCTCCAGGGCGCGCGCGAAGCGTTCGCGCGTTTTGCGCGCACGGCGTCCCGCGAGGACATCGCGGATCGCGCCCGGCGCACCATCCTTCAATGCCGTGGCCACGGCACGACGGCCATCCGCAGCCATGTCAACGTCGACAAGGACGCGGGCTTTGCCGGATTGGAGGTTCTCCGCGACATTCGGGCGGAGCTTGGGGACACGATGACGCTTCAGTTCGTGGCCTTCATGACACCGCATCCCAACCAGGACCTCGACTGGCTTGAGGCCAACATCGCTGATGCGGCCGAACTTGCCGACGCGATCGGCGGCACGCCGGCGGTAGCCGAAGATCCCGGGCGTTACCTCGACATCCTCTTCGAGGCAGCGGCTCGCCACGATCTCCCGGTAGACCTCCACATGGACGAGCATCTCGACGCCGATCGGCTGCTGTTCGACGCCGTCATCGATCGTACAGAGCGATACGGGATGCAGGGCCGGGTGATTCTTGGCCACGCATCCGTCCTGAGCGCGGTGCCGTGGTCGTCGTTCCAGCGGATATGTGACAGACTCCTGCGCAACCGGATCGGGGTCATCACGTTGCCGGCGGCCAATCTTTACCTGCAGGGACGGGACCGGGATGTGCTTCCTCCCAGGGGACTGACACGGGTTCGCGACCTTCTGCAGGCGGGCGTGCCTGTCGCCGCCGCATGCGACAACATCCAGGATCCTTTCATCCCGACGGGTTCCGGCGATCTCCTGGAGATCGCGCGGTGGACCTTCCTAGCCTCGTATCTGGGAGCCGATGACATCGGCGAGGCGTTCGCCATGATCACCGACGTGCCGGCGATGCTGACTGGACTGGCTGACACGTACGGGCTTCGCAAGGGGGCGCGAGCGGATATGGTGATCTGCGACTGCGCAAACACCACCGACCTTGTGGCGCGGGGCACGGGGCACCGGTCGGTCCTCATCAACGGCTTGCTGGTCAGCTAA
- a CDS encoding SIS domain-containing protein, giving the protein MNAVSPITTQMAREIAEIPAVVRRQIADGLAVYREEGERLRALDPRLVVTCARGTSDHAATFFKYLTEARLGVPVNSIGPSIASVYGARMRLAGAACLTISQSGGSPDLVTMQGAAREGGARTVAFLNVADSPVESGADAVLPMLAGPEKAVAATKSYVASLVALAAVHAGLAGDTALLAAIERLPEALEVALAQDWTEALVPVAMGTSLFTVSRGPGLSVAGEAALKFKETCRLHAEAYSAAEVRHGPIALARDRFAAIVFVPQDEGRAGVLEAAAIMRGAGARVLILDQEEQKSPWLATAKAPHPALAPICQAVSFYRFIEQLSAQLGENPDAPLHLQKVTRTT; this is encoded by the coding sequence ATGAACGCCGTGAGTCCGATCACGACGCAGATGGCGCGCGAGATCGCCGAAATTCCCGCCGTGGTCCGCCGACAGATCGCCGACGGCCTGGCCGTCTACAGAGAGGAAGGCGAGAGGTTGCGTGCGCTCGACCCGCGCCTTGTCGTTACCTGTGCGCGCGGCACGTCCGACCACGCCGCGACCTTTTTCAAGTATCTGACAGAGGCACGCCTTGGCGTGCCGGTCAACTCGATCGGCCCGTCTATCGCTTCCGTCTACGGCGCCAGGATGCGGCTTGCAGGCGCCGCGTGCCTGACCATCTCGCAGTCGGGCGGCAGTCCCGATCTTGTCACAATGCAGGGCGCGGCACGAGAGGGCGGCGCCAGGACCGTGGCGTTCCTGAACGTTGCGGACTCCCCCGTCGAATCCGGGGCCGACGCGGTGCTACCGATGCTCGCCGGACCCGAAAAAGCGGTGGCGGCGACCAAGTCCTATGTCGCCAGCCTAGTGGCTCTCGCCGCCGTGCACGCCGGCCTTGCCGGGGACACGGCACTTCTCGCCGCGATCGAACGCCTGCCCGAAGCGCTCGAAGTGGCGCTTGCGCAGGACTGGACCGAGGCGCTGGTGCCCGTTGCGATGGGAACCTCGCTCTTTACCGTCAGTCGCGGCCCCGGCCTGAGTGTCGCCGGCGAGGCGGCGTTAAAATTCAAGGAAACCTGCCGGCTGCATGCCGAGGCCTATTCGGCGGCGGAAGTACGCCATGGTCCGATCGCGCTCGCCCGCGACCGATTTGCGGCGATCGTCTTTGTGCCGCAGGATGAAGGCCGCGCGGGGGTCCTTGAGGCGGCCGCGATCATGCGCGGCGCCGGCGCGCGAGTACTCATCCTCGACCAGGAAGAGCAGAAGAGCCCCTGGCTCGCGACGGCAAAAGCACCGCATCCCGCACTGGCGCCGATCTGCCAGGCGGTGAGTTTCTATCGCTTCATCGAGCAGCTTTCCGCGCAACTCGGCGAAAACCCGGATGCACCGCTGCATCTTCAGAAGGTGACACGCACGACGTGA
- a CDS encoding ATP-binding cassette domain-containing protein encodes MAIAVETRTRPVLALANIHKAFGGIVAIEDFSLELKAGEIVALVGDNGAGKSTLIKIVSGVHAPTSGTITLDGEKVSFSDASAARSNGIEVVYQDLALADQQPVYMNLFLGREMVRKPWGTLDRSSMIAETERLVEELDVRIPSAHATIRDLSGGQRQGVAIARATRWAKKLILLDEPTAALGVAETAKVEKIVQSLKERDLAILIISHSLDQVFRLSDRICVLRRGVQIGVRETASTDKNEIVSMITGVH; translated from the coding sequence ATGGCAATCGCTGTCGAAACACGCACCCGTCCGGTGCTGGCATTAGCCAACATCCACAAGGCCTTCGGCGGCATCGTAGCCATCGAGGATTTTTCACTTGAGCTCAAGGCCGGCGAGATCGTGGCGCTGGTCGGCGACAATGGTGCCGGCAAGTCGACGCTGATCAAGATCGTCTCCGGTGTTCACGCGCCGACCTCCGGCACGATCACCCTCGACGGCGAGAAGGTCAGCTTTTCCGATGCCAGTGCCGCGCGCTCCAACGGCATCGAGGTGGTCTACCAGGACCTCGCGCTCGCCGATCAGCAGCCGGTCTACATGAACCTGTTTCTCGGTCGCGAGATGGTTCGTAAGCCTTGGGGCACGCTTGACCGTTCCTCCATGATTGCCGAGACCGAAAGGCTGGTCGAGGAACTCGACGTGCGCATTCCCTCCGCCCATGCGACCATCCGCGACCTTTCCGGCGGTCAGCGCCAGGGCGTCGCCATTGCGCGCGCCACGCGTTGGGCCAAGAAGCTGATCCTGCTCGACGAGCCGACGGCCGCCCTCGGCGTAGCCGAGACCGCCAAGGTGGAAAAGATCGTCCAGTCGCTCAAGGAGCGCGATCTGGCGATCCTGATCATCAGCCACAGCCTCGACCAGGTGTTTCGGCTCTCAGACCGCATCTGCGTGCTGCGGCGAGGGGTGCAGATCGGCGTGCGCGAGACTGCGAGCACCGACAAGAACGAGATCGTTTCGATGATCACCGGCGTGCATTGA
- a CDS encoding alanine racemase, which yields MFLDVLRRRNPAFIEAAIALHQKGRLPANAYVLDLDAIEENVRLFKAEADRHRLKTFAMTKQVGRNSGFCRAVMRGGIDRAVAVDIACAVACDRAGLKTGHLGHLVQIPRGEAGFAADRLKPDYWTVFSEEKAREAAAAAKTAARNQDILARIHTEGDTFYRGHEGGFLAKDIAAVADMVDGLDGARFAGLTSFPALLFDNVRKKVLPTHNLSTLARAAEGLAKAGRGKVEVNAPGTTSSVVLSTLAEAGATQCEPGNGLHGTTPLHALEDLPERPAVLYLSEVSHLHAGRAYCFGGGLYIDPVFPDYDVKAIVADTPTTAERALASVEIPPPSAIDYYGMIDTGGTAKPKTGDSVVFGFRGQAFITRAFIAGVSGISQGAPKVETIENIFGQPESWPDLR from the coding sequence ATGTTCCTCGACGTTCTGCGACGCCGCAACCCGGCCTTCATCGAAGCGGCGATCGCGCTGCACCAGAAGGGCCGTTTGCCGGCCAATGCCTATGTGCTCGACCTCGACGCGATCGAGGAGAATGTTCGCCTCTTCAAGGCCGAAGCCGACAGGCACCGCCTGAAGACCTTCGCCATGACCAAGCAGGTCGGCCGCAACAGCGGCTTCTGCCGGGCTGTCATGCGCGGCGGCATCGATCGGGCGGTGGCCGTCGACATTGCCTGTGCGGTCGCCTGTGACCGGGCTGGCCTGAAGACCGGTCATCTCGGACACCTCGTCCAGATACCGCGCGGCGAAGCCGGGTTCGCCGCCGACCGTCTCAAACCCGACTACTGGACGGTCTTTTCAGAGGAAAAAGCGCGCGAGGCGGCCGCCGCCGCGAAGACTGCAGCCCGCAACCAGGATATCCTCGCGCGCATCCATACCGAGGGAGACACGTTCTATCGCGGCCACGAGGGCGGGTTCCTGGCTAAAGACATTGCGGCGGTCGCGGACATGGTCGACGGGCTCGACGGCGCACGTTTCGCCGGGTTGACCAGCTTTCCAGCACTGCTTTTCGACAATGTGCGGAAAAAGGTGCTGCCGACCCACAATCTATCGACTTTGGCCAGGGCCGCCGAGGGTCTCGCCAAGGCGGGCCGCGGCAAGGTCGAGGTCAACGCGCCGGGCACTACCTCGTCCGTCGTCTTGTCGACGCTCGCCGAGGCCGGCGCGACGCAATGCGAGCCCGGCAACGGCCTGCACGGCACCACGCCGCTGCATGCGCTGGAAGACCTGCCTGAGCGGCCGGCCGTGCTTTATCTGAGCGAGGTGTCCCATCTCCATGCCGGGCGCGCCTACTGCTTCGGCGGCGGGCTCTACATCGACCCGGTGTTTCCCGACTATGACGTCAAGGCGATCGTTGCCGATACGCCGACGACGGCCGAGCGAGCCCTCGCCAGCGTGGAAATCCCGCCGCCGTCGGCGATCGACTACTACGGCATGATCGACACAGGCGGCACGGCCAAGCCGAAGACCGGCGACAGCGTCGTTTTCGGCTTTCGCGGCCAGGCCTTCATCACCCGCGCCTTCATCGCCGGCGTCTCCGGCATCTCGCAAGGCGCGCCGAAGGTCGAGACCATCGAAAACATCTTTGGGCAGCCGGAAAGCTGGCCCGATCTGAGGTGA
- a CDS encoding ABC transporter permease produces the protein MATTTTGANRTAKKARGGPRFDLQQYVVYLGFLAIFLFFAVTLADDGFLTTRNLSNIVLQTAPATIMAIGLVFVLSAREIDLSFGSIVAVSALSAAIVMQEHSLFFGIVAGLGAGLVIGFVNGALVAWLGLPSFLVTLATMGLFAGVARSMTDLRSIPVINDAFTGFFGSGSLFGVPSLILWTLAAVIVGHFVYRESRFGAHVIATGDNPRAAQVSGIKVPRIRLAVMMISGLCAGLAGLLYAGRLQAAKYTLGESDLMTVIAAVIVGGTALGGGKGSVMGALVGSLLMGMLNNGLILMGLSVSDQMIVRGLIILAAVAISLRDTNR, from the coding sequence ATGGCCACCACGACAACCGGCGCCAACCGGACCGCCAAGAAGGCACGCGGCGGGCCCCGCTTCGACCTGCAGCAATATGTCGTCTATCTCGGTTTCCTGGCGATCTTCCTGTTCTTCGCCGTGACGCTTGCCGATGACGGGTTCCTGACGACGCGCAACCTGTCGAACATCGTCCTGCAGACAGCGCCGGCGACGATCATGGCGATCGGCCTCGTCTTCGTGCTTTCGGCGCGCGAGATCGACCTCTCCTTCGGTTCCATCGTGGCTGTCTCGGCGCTTTCGGCTGCCATCGTCATGCAGGAGCATTCGCTGTTTTTCGGCATCGTCGCTGGGCTCGGCGCAGGGCTTGTCATCGGCTTCGTCAACGGGGCTCTGGTCGCTTGGCTCGGACTGCCATCCTTCCTGGTGACGCTCGCCACCATGGGGCTCTTCGCCGGCGTGGCGCGTTCGATGACCGATCTGCGCTCGATCCCGGTCATCAACGACGCCTTCACCGGCTTCTTCGGCTCGGGTTCGTTGTTCGGCGTGCCGTCGCTGATCCTGTGGACGCTGGCAGCCGTCATCGTCGGGCATTTTGTCTACCGCGAAAGCCGCTTCGGCGCCCACGTCATCGCCACTGGCGACAATCCGCGCGCCGCCCAGGTGTCCGGCATCAAGGTGCCCCGTATCAGGCTCGCCGTGATGATGATCAGCGGCCTGTGCGCGGGGCTGGCGGGCCTCTTGTATGCCGGGCGCCTGCAGGCGGCCAAATACACGCTCGGCGAGAGCGATCTGATGACGGTGATTGCAGCCGTCATCGTCGGTGGCACCGCGCTTGGCGGCGGCAAGGGCTCGGTCATGGGCGCGCTGGTCGGCTCGCTGCTGATGGGCATGCTCAACAACGGGCTCATCCTGATGGGACTTTCGGTCTCCGACCAGATGATCGTGCGCGGCCTCATCATCCTCGCCGCCGTTGCGATCTCGCTGCGCGACACCAACCGCTAG
- a CDS encoding substrate-binding domain-containing protein yields MKTQSVLIAAWLAAASITAASAEQPATVGPNGEAPTPAASLTLTEAEIDKVKAGNHTAALVWHELYDWSNAVARGAKDEFARLGIEVIAETDAGFDPARQKADVETVMARKPSIIVSLPIDPPTAKTVYGIARDAGVQLVFIDNAVDGLKHGEDYTTVVSADLFQIGNKAAVALAEAMGGSGTVGYMFHDADFPVTNQRDGAFKWTIENEYPDIDIVIESGMTDPANAEDIASAMLARNPDLDGIYTPWAEPALGVLSVLRQQGNDRTRVVTIDLNEPAALDMIKGGNVAAIVADEAYNIGVTAARAAAAGLLDRPVDPFLVVDALAVKKDNVAEGWKHSLQIDPPKSVVEAASN; encoded by the coding sequence ATGAAAACGCAATCCGTGTTGATCGCGGCCTGGCTCGCCGCGGCGAGTATCACGGCCGCCTCGGCCGAGCAGCCCGCAACGGTCGGCCCCAATGGCGAGGCGCCTACGCCCGCCGCTTCGCTCACCCTGACCGAAGCCGAGATCGACAAGGTCAAGGCGGGAAACCATACCGCAGCACTCGTCTGGCATGAACTTTACGACTGGTCGAACGCGGTCGCCCGCGGCGCCAAGGACGAGTTCGCGCGCCTCGGCATTGAGGTGATCGCCGAGACCGATGCCGGCTTCGACCCGGCGCGGCAGAAGGCCGACGTGGAAACGGTGATGGCGCGCAAGCCGTCGATCATCGTGTCGCTGCCGATCGATCCGCCGACCGCCAAGACTGTCTACGGTATCGCCCGCGATGCCGGCGTGCAGTTGGTCTTCATCGACAATGCCGTCGACGGCCTCAAGCATGGTGAGGACTACACCACCGTCGTCTCGGCCGACCTGTTCCAAATCGGCAACAAGGCCGCGGTGGCGCTTGCCGAGGCGATGGGAGGTTCCGGCACAGTCGGCTACATGTTCCACGACGCGGACTTTCCGGTGACCAACCAGCGCGATGGCGCCTTCAAGTGGACGATCGAAAACGAATACCCCGACATCGACATCGTCATCGAATCGGGCATGACCGATCCGGCCAATGCCGAGGACATCGCCAGCGCCATGCTGGCCCGCAACCCGGACCTCGACGGCATCTACACGCCGTGGGCGGAACCGGCACTAGGCGTGCTGTCGGTGCTGCGCCAGCAGGGCAACGACCGCACCCGCGTCGTGACCATCGACCTGAACGAGCCGGCCGCGCTCGATATGATCAAGGGCGGCAATGTCGCGGCGATCGTCGCCGACGAGGCCTACAATATTGGGGTCACGGCCGCGCGTGCGGCGGCGGCCGGGCTGCTCGACCGGCCGGTCGATCCCTTCCTGGTGGTCGACGCGCTGGCGGTCAAGAAAGACAATGTCGCCGAGGGCTGGAAGCACTCGCTCCAGATCGATCCGCCGAAGAGCGTGGTCGAGGCGGCATCGAACTAG
- a CDS encoding substrate-binding domain-containing protein, with protein sequence MKTRTLFAAASIAAFMLAGAAIAQTIGPKGESATPSSEITVSDEHAATLKDKGHKAALLWHDQSDFVNAVTAGAADEFARLGIEVVATTSAGFDAAKQRSDIETALAKEPDIILSLPLDPVTSAAAFEEAKKAGVKLVFLSNLPKDYQHPADYAAIVTDDLFQMGKQAADALAEAMGGKGTVGWIFHDADYYVTNQRDNAFKTTIENDYADIAIVAEQGISDPARAEEIANAMLLKNPDLGGIYVTWAGPAEGVLAALRANGNSATKVVTLDLSEPIALDMVKGGNVAAIVADEAYELGRAMAAAGARALAGEETPPFVVAPAVTAKAGNVGEIWQRSLHREAPESVMKAAQ encoded by the coding sequence ATGAAAACGAGAACACTCTTTGCGGCCGCATCGATCGCGGCGTTCATGCTGGCTGGCGCGGCCATCGCACAAACCATCGGCCCGAAAGGCGAAAGCGCGACGCCGTCTTCCGAGATCACGGTCTCGGACGAGCATGCCGCGACGCTCAAGGACAAGGGCCACAAGGCCGCGCTGTTGTGGCATGACCAGTCGGACTTCGTGAATGCCGTCACCGCCGGCGCAGCGGACGAGTTCGCCCGCCTCGGCATCGAGGTCGTGGCGACGACCTCGGCCGGCTTCGACGCGGCCAAGCAGCGCAGCGACATCGAGACCGCGCTCGCCAAGGAGCCCGACATCATCCTGTCGCTGCCGCTCGACCCGGTGACCTCGGCGGCGGCCTTCGAGGAGGCCAAGAAGGCAGGCGTCAAGCTGGTCTTCCTGTCCAACCTGCCGAAGGACTACCAGCACCCGGCCGACTATGCCGCGATCGTCACCGACGATCTGTTCCAGATGGGCAAGCAGGCCGCCGACGCGCTCGCCGAGGCGATGGGCGGCAAGGGCACGGTCGGCTGGATTTTCCACGACGCCGACTATTACGTGACCAACCAGCGCGACAACGCCTTCAAGACCACGATCGAGAACGACTACGCCGACATCGCGATCGTGGCCGAGCAGGGCATCAGCGACCCGGCCCGTGCCGAGGAGATCGCCAACGCGATGCTTTTGAAGAACCCGGACCTCGGCGGCATCTATGTCACCTGGGCCGGTCCGGCAGAAGGTGTGCTCGCAGCACTTAGGGCCAACGGCAACAGCGCGACCAAGGTGGTCACGCTCGATCTTTCCGAGCCGATTGCGCTCGACATGGTCAAGGGCGGGAACGTCGCCGCGATCGTCGCCGACGAGGCCTATGAACTCGGCCGCGCCATGGCGGCCGCCGGCGCCCGCGCGCTCGCCGGCGAGGAGACCCCACCCTTCGTCGTCGCGCCCGCCGTGACGGCCAAGGCCGGCAATGTCGGCGAGATATGGCAGCGTTCGCTGCATCGCGAAGCGCCGGAAAGCGTGATGAAGGCCGCCCAGTAG
- a CDS encoding M20 family metallopeptidase, protein MTATLAQRLTPLLNRDAAIDLLRGAVARQSVTGNEANFVSYLDERMTALSLAPQLADFLPGRPNIWGERKGAGGGPRLLFMGHTDTVHVRGWAEHWQDDPRGDPFAGEIVDGAMWGRGTGDLKAGIAASLASLDLLDAAGIRLKGDLAYAFIGDEESGEPGTGVSAGVKDYAARVTAGEISKPDFAVYVEPTRLAVYAAQMGFFIADVKITGKSAYFGVPEQGVDALKATHRALAAVWRHSDEIAARASHDLVGRAFALVTGIEGGGFIAVPGECEFSLIRKLLPGESLDAAVAELETVIRDGAEEEGISVEIAYPAGRDHSHGGSPAEIDASLTEVGLLTAALEATIAGRGAIQGAPYWSESPFLINEIGTPAVYCAPGDITNCHTFEERVDVEEYFAGVVAFAVFIANYCGVA, encoded by the coding sequence ATGACGGCGACCCTTGCCCAGCGCCTGACACCACTCCTCAACCGCGATGCCGCGATCGACCTGCTGCGTGGTGCCGTGGCGCGGCAAAGCGTGACCGGCAACGAAGCCAACTTTGTCAGCTACCTGGACGAGCGGATGACGGCCCTTTCGCTCGCACCGCAACTGGCGGACTTCCTGCCCGGCCGGCCGAACATCTGGGGCGAACGCAAGGGCGCCGGCGGTGGGCCGCGCCTGCTGTTCATGGGCCACACCGATACCGTTCACGTGCGCGGCTGGGCCGAGCACTGGCAGGACGATCCGCGGGGCGATCCGTTCGCCGGCGAAATCGTCGACGGCGCGATGTGGGGTCGCGGCACCGGTGACCTGAAAGCTGGCATCGCTGCGTCGCTGGCCTCGCTCGACCTGCTTGATGCGGCTGGTATCCGGCTCAAGGGCGATCTCGCCTACGCCTTCATCGGTGATGAGGAAAGCGGCGAACCTGGGACCGGCGTCAGTGCCGGCGTCAAGGATTATGCCGCGCGCGTCACCGCCGGCGAGATCAGCAAGCCCGACTTCGCCGTTTATGTCGAGCCGACGCGGCTCGCCGTCTACGCCGCCCAGATGGGCTTTTTCATCGCCGACGTGAAGATTACCGGCAAATCGGCCTATTTCGGCGTTCCGGAACAGGGCGTCGACGCGCTGAAGGCCACGCATCGCGCGCTCGCCGCCGTCTGGCGCCATTCCGACGAGATCGCAGCCAGGGCAAGTCACGACCTCGTCGGGCGCGCCTTCGCCTTGGTGACCGGCATCGAAGGCGGCGGGTTCATTGCCGTGCCGGGCGAATGCGAATTCTCGCTGATCCGCAAGCTCTTGCCGGGCGAAAGCCTCGATGCGGCCGTCGCCGAACTCGAAACCGTGATCCGGGACGGCGCGGAGGAGGAGGGAATCTCGGTCGAGATTGCCTATCCTGCCGGGCGCGATCACAGCCATGGCGGGTCGCCGGCCGAGATCGATGCCTCGCTAACCGAGGTCGGATTGCTCACCGCCGCTCTCGAGGCGACGATTGCAGGGCGCGGTGCCATCCAGGGCGCGCCTTACTGGTCAGAATCACCGTTCCTGATCAACGAGATCGGCACGCCGGCGGTCTATTGCGCGCCGGGGGATATCACCAACTGCCACACATTCGAGGAGCGTGTCGACGTCGAGGAATACTTTGCCGGCGTCGTCGCCTTCGCAGTCTTCATCGCGAACTATTGCGGCGTCGCCTGA
- a CDS encoding ROK family transcriptional regulator, with amino-acid sequence MNDTPRISRQFSLCTVMETIVHCGPISRASIAKQTGLSKQTISEIARQLEDDGWIRETGRTSGHVGRTAVTYEIVPDAACIATVDLGGTKARAAIADLSCRVLAEVTEPTDRRGGIHVVRQIARMCREAAQHNGIAFDKVRLAVIGVPGVPDRKSGRVVMAPNIADFDTIDVEASLGAELGVDIILENDVNLAVLGEHWIGGGAGVDDLAYVALGTGIGAGIMVDGKLVRGFGGAAGELGFLPFGADPFDAASLRTGALERVTATAGMRARYRELSGADTDVPHIFEAAAAGEGAAIQVLDETARYVARAIAAICAVTNPGKVILGGSIGSREELVSRIRPLVPACFPYAVEIGVSELGARTAIVGGAAVGLSQLHAALFSGGVPGAAIALPPAEVVRLTEAAQ; translated from the coding sequence GTGAACGACACTCCACGTATCTCTCGCCAATTCTCGCTCTGCACCGTCATGGAGACGATCGTCCATTGCGGACCGATCTCCCGGGCGAGCATCGCCAAGCAGACCGGGCTGTCGAAGCAGACCATCTCCGAGATCGCGCGCCAACTCGAGGACGATGGCTGGATTCGCGAGACCGGCCGCACCAGCGGTCATGTCGGCCGCACCGCTGTCACCTACGAGATCGTACCCGATGCGGCCTGCATCGCTACCGTCGATCTCGGCGGCACCAAGGCGAGGGCGGCGATCGCCGATTTGTCCTGCCGGGTGCTGGCCGAGGTCACCGAGCCGACCGACAGGCGCGGCGGCATCCATGTCGTTCGCCAGATCGCGCGCATGTGCCGCGAGGCCGCCCAGCACAACGGCATCGCCTTCGACAAGGTGCGTCTCGCGGTCATCGGCGTGCCGGGCGTGCCGGACCGCAAGTCGGGCCGGGTGGTGATGGCGCCGAACATCGCCGATTTTGACACGATCGATGTCGAGGCGTCGCTTGGCGCCGAACTCGGCGTCGACATCATCCTGGAAAACGACGTCAACCTCGCCGTCCTCGGCGAGCACTGGATCGGCGGCGGCGCCGGCGTCGACGACCTCGCCTATGTGGCGCTCGGCACCGGCATCGGTGCCGGCATCATGGTTGACGGCAAACTGGTGCGCGGTTTCGGCGGCGCGGCGGGCGAACTCGGCTTCCTGCCCTTTGGCGCCGACCCGTTCGACGCCGCCTCGCTGAGGACCGGCGCGCTCGAACGCGTTACCGCGACGGCCGGCATGCGTGCCCGCTACCGGGAGCTGTCCGGCGCCGACACCGACGTTCCACACATCTTCGAGGCCGCCGCGGCGGGCGAGGGCGCTGCCATCCAGGTACTCGACGAGACCGCGCGTTACGTGGCGCGCGCCATTGCCGCGATCTGCGCGGTCACCAATCCGGGCAAGGTCATTCTCGGTGGCTCGATCGGTTCGCGCGAGGAACTGGTCTCGCGCATCAGGCCCCTCGTCCCGGCATGCTTTCCCTATGCGGTCGAGATCGGTGTGTCGGAACTCGGCGCACGCACCGCGATTGTCGGCGGCGCGGCGGTCGGGCTCAGCCAGTTGCACGCGGCGCTCTTTTCCGGCGGCGTGCCCGGCGCCGCGATCGCGCTGCCGCCGGCCGAGGTCGTGAGGCTCACGGAGGCAGCGCAATGA
- a CDS encoding DUF3329 domain-containing protein, protein MTKTPLKSAFDLNDPFFKPLWLRALIVVAAIGWGVFEFVSGAAFWGTLFCAIGAYAFYGFFIVFNPREPDDKGKTSE, encoded by the coding sequence ATGACCAAGACCCCTTTGAAAAGCGCATTCGATCTCAACGATCCGTTCTTCAAGCCGCTCTGGCTGCGGGCGTTGATCGTGGTCGCGGCGATCGGCTGGGGCGTGTTCGAATTCGTCTCCGGCGCGGCGTTCTGGGGAACGTTGTTTTGTGCGATAGGAGCCTATGCTTTCTACGGCTTCTTCATCGTTTTCAACCCACGAGAGCCCGACGACAAGGGCAAGACGTCGGAGTGA